The following is a genomic window from Pectobacterium carotovorum.
GACCTAAACGGACAAACACTTACCCCAAAATGAACAAAATAAACTTGAGAAATGACGACCTTGAAGTGTTTTTACACGTCGTCGACAGAAACAATTTCTCTGCCGCAGCACGAGACCTACAGATACTCCCCAAGATGGTGAGCAAGCAGATAGCCAGGCTGGAAACTGCACTTGGCACTACACTTTTTGAAAGAAACACCCGTAATCTACGTATTACAGACGAGGGCAGAGCTATAGCTGAGAGGGCTCGTGTAGCGTTGGCCGTTCTGGATGAGATGAAGGAACTTTCCCGAGGGGATAGTGAGGAGTTAAGCGGAAATATTCGTTTGACTGCGCCCGCTCCGTTTGGCCGAAAATATGTTGCTCCTGCGATCGCTGCATTCTGCCAAGTACATCCGAGGGTGGGCTTTGATTTAAGGTTATCTGACCAAATCCAGGATCTTTACAGTGGTGATTTCGATCTGGCTATTCGTATGGGGGATCTGGCTGATTCTCGCCTTCTGGCCAGAAAAATAGCAAATAATAGACGTATTCTCATCGCATCGTCCGAATACCTGAAGAATCATCCACCCATTGAGCGACCAGAAGATCTTTTAAATCACAACTGCTTAGTATTCGCTTACCCGGGTTTTTTACACAATTCATGGACGTTACGTAAAGACGGTCATGAAAGAAGCATCAGCGTTACTGGCAACCTTATCAGTGACAACGGAGACGTATTGCATGCCTGGAGTTTGGCGGGGCTTGGCATATCTCTTCGAGAAACTTGGGATATTCATGATGAATTGAGAGCTGGGAAACTTTGCCGAGTTCTGCCTGATTGGGAAGCAAACACATCTCAGATCAGTGTTGTCCGGGCGCGGCGAGAACCAATACCCCGTAGGCTAAGTGTATTTATTGATTTCATGACTGAAAAATGGAAACGGGCACCATGGGATGATGATTAATGT
Proteins encoded in this region:
- a CDS encoding LysR family transcriptional regulator; amino-acid sequence: MNKINLRNDDLEVFLHVVDRNNFSAAARDLQILPKMVSKQIARLETALGTTLFERNTRNLRITDEGRAIAERARVALAVLDEMKELSRGDSEELSGNIRLTAPAPFGRKYVAPAIAAFCQVHPRVGFDLRLSDQIQDLYSGDFDLAIRMGDLADSRLLARKIANNRRILIASSEYLKNHPPIERPEDLLNHNCLVFAYPGFLHNSWTLRKDGHERSISVTGNLISDNGDVLHAWSLAGLGISLRETWDIHDELRAGKLCRVLPDWEANTSQISVVRARREPIPRRLSVFIDFMTEKWKRAPWDDD